A part of Saccopteryx bilineata isolate mSacBil1 chromosome 12, mSacBil1_pri_phased_curated, whole genome shotgun sequence genomic DNA contains:
- the WASF1 gene encoding actin-binding protein WASF1 isoform X2 — MPLVKRNIDPRHLCHTALPRGIKNELECVTNISLANIIRQLSSLSKYAEDIFGELFNEAHSFSFRVNSLQERVDRLSVSVTQLDPKEEELSLQDITMRKAFRSSTIQDQQLFDRKTLPIPLQETYDVCEQPPPLNILTPYRDDGKEGLKFYTNPSYFFDLWKEKMLQDTEDKRKEKRKQKQKNLDRPLEPEKVPRAPHDRRREWQKLAQGPELAEDDANLLHKHIEVANGPASHFETRPQTYVDHMDGSYSLSALPFSQMSELLTRAEERVLVRPHEPPPPPPMHGAGDAKPIPTCISSATGLIENRPQSPAAGRTPVFVSPTPPPPPPPLPSALSTSSLRASITSTPPPPIPPPPPPPTTALQAPAVPPPPAPLQIAPGVLHPAPPPIAPPLVQPSPPVARAAPVCETVPVHPLPQGEVQGLPPPPPPPPLPPPGIRPSSPVTVAAVTHPPSGLHPAPSTAPGPHVPLMPPSPPSQVVPASEPKRHPSTLPVISDARSVLLEAIRKGIQLRKVEEQREQEAKHERIENDVATILSRRIAVEYSDSEDDSEFDEVDWLE, encoded by the exons ATGCCATTAGTGAAAAGAAACATTGATCCCAGGCACTTGTGCCACACAGCACTGCCTAGAGGCATTAAGAATGAGCTGGAATGTGTAACCAATATTTCCTTGGCAAATATAATTAGACAACTAAGTAGCCTAA gTAAATATGCTGAAGATATATTTGGAGAATTATTCAATGAAGCACATAGTTTTTCCTTCAGAGTTAACTCATTACAAGAACGTGTGGACCGTTTATCCGTTAGTGTTACACAACTTGaccctaaagaagaagaat tgtctTTGCAAGATATAACGATGAGAAAAGCTTTCCGGAGTTCTACAATTCAAGATCAGCAGCTTTTTGACCGCAAGACTTTGCCTATTCCATTACAAGAGACGTATGATGTTTGTGAACAGCCTCCACCTCTCAATATACTCACTCCTTATAG agaTGATGGTAAAGAAGGTTTAAAGTTTTATACCAATCCTTCGTATTTCTTTGATctatggaaagaaaaaatgttgcAAGATACAGAGgataagaggaaggaaaagaggaagcagAAG CAAAAAAATCTAGATCGTCCTCTTGAACCAGAAAAAGTGCCAAGAGCACCTCATGACAGGCGAAGAGAATGGCAGAAGCTGGCCCAAGGTCCAGAGCTGGCCGAAGACGATGCTAATCTCTTACACAAGCATATTGAAGTTGCAAATGGCCCAGCCTCTCATTTTGAAACaag ACCTCAGACATATGTGGATCATATGGATGGATCTTACTCGCTTTCTGCCTTGCCATTTAGTCAGATGAGTGAGCTTCTGACTAGAGCCGAGGAAAGGGTCTTGGTCAGACCACATgagccacctccacctcctccaatGCATGGAGCGGGAGATGCAAAACCTATACCCACCTGTATCAG TTCTGCTACAGGTTTGATAGAAAATCGCCCTCAGTCACCAGCTGCAGGCAGGACACCTGTATTTGTgagccccacccccccacctcctcctccacctcttccatcCGCCTTGTCAACTTCTTCATTAAGAGCTTCGATTACTTCAACTCCTCCCCCACCAATACCTCCCCCACCGCCACCTCCAACCACTGCTTTGCAAGCTCCAGCAGTGCCACCACCTCCAGCTCCTCTGCAGATTGCCCCTGGAGTTCTTCACCCAGCTCCTCCTCCAATTGCACCTCCTCTAGTACAGCCCTCTCCACCGGTAGCTAGAGCTGCCCCAGTATGTGAGACTGTACCAGTTCATCCACTCCCGCAAGGTGAAGTCCAGGGGCTGCCTCCACCCCCGCCACCGCCTCCCTTGCCTCCACCTGGCATTCGACCATCATCACCTGTCACAGTTGCAGCTGTTACTCATCCTCCCTCTGGGCTACATCCAGCTCCATCTACTGCCCCAGGTCCCCATGTTCCATTAATGCCTCCGTCTCCTCCATCACAAGTTGTACCTGCTTCTGAGCCAAAGCGTCATCCATCAACCCTGCCTGTAATCAGCGACGCCAGGAGTGTACTTCTGGAAGCAATACGAAAAG GTATTCAGCTACGAAAAGTGGAAGAGCAGCGTGAACAGGAAGCTAAACATGAACGCATTGAAAATGATGTTGCCACCATCCTGTCCCGCCGGATTGCTGTGGAGTATAGTGATTCAGAAGATGACTCAGAATTTGATGAAGTAGATTGGTTGGAGTAA
- the WASF1 gene encoding actin-binding protein WASF1 isoform X1 has translation MPLVKRNIDPRHLCHTALPRGIKNELECVTNISLANIIRQLSSLSKYAEDIFGELFNEAHSFSFRVNSLQERVDRLSVSVTQLDPKEEELSLQDITMRKAFRSSTIQDQQLFDRKTLPIPLQETYDVCEQPPPLNILTPYRDDGKEGLKFYTNPSYFFDLWKEKMLQDTEDKRKEKRKQKVLQDIQKLEQKNLDRPLEPEKVPRAPHDRRREWQKLAQGPELAEDDANLLHKHIEVANGPASHFETRPQTYVDHMDGSYSLSALPFSQMSELLTRAEERVLVRPHEPPPPPPMHGAGDAKPIPTCISSATGLIENRPQSPAAGRTPVFVSPTPPPPPPPLPSALSTSSLRASITSTPPPPIPPPPPPPTTALQAPAVPPPPAPLQIAPGVLHPAPPPIAPPLVQPSPPVARAAPVCETVPVHPLPQGEVQGLPPPPPPPPLPPPGIRPSSPVTVAAVTHPPSGLHPAPSTAPGPHVPLMPPSPPSQVVPASEPKRHPSTLPVISDARSVLLEAIRKGIQLRKVEEQREQEAKHERIENDVATILSRRIAVEYSDSEDDSEFDEVDWLE, from the exons ATGCCATTAGTGAAAAGAAACATTGATCCCAGGCACTTGTGCCACACAGCACTGCCTAGAGGCATTAAGAATGAGCTGGAATGTGTAACCAATATTTCCTTGGCAAATATAATTAGACAACTAAGTAGCCTAA gTAAATATGCTGAAGATATATTTGGAGAATTATTCAATGAAGCACATAGTTTTTCCTTCAGAGTTAACTCATTACAAGAACGTGTGGACCGTTTATCCGTTAGTGTTACACAACTTGaccctaaagaagaagaat tgtctTTGCAAGATATAACGATGAGAAAAGCTTTCCGGAGTTCTACAATTCAAGATCAGCAGCTTTTTGACCGCAAGACTTTGCCTATTCCATTACAAGAGACGTATGATGTTTGTGAACAGCCTCCACCTCTCAATATACTCACTCCTTATAG agaTGATGGTAAAGAAGGTTTAAAGTTTTATACCAATCCTTCGTATTTCTTTGATctatggaaagaaaaaatgttgcAAGATACAGAGgataagaggaaggaaaagaggaagcagAAGGTATTACAAGATATTCAAAAGCTTGAA CAAAAAAATCTAGATCGTCCTCTTGAACCAGAAAAAGTGCCAAGAGCACCTCATGACAGGCGAAGAGAATGGCAGAAGCTGGCCCAAGGTCCAGAGCTGGCCGAAGACGATGCTAATCTCTTACACAAGCATATTGAAGTTGCAAATGGCCCAGCCTCTCATTTTGAAACaag ACCTCAGACATATGTGGATCATATGGATGGATCTTACTCGCTTTCTGCCTTGCCATTTAGTCAGATGAGTGAGCTTCTGACTAGAGCCGAGGAAAGGGTCTTGGTCAGACCACATgagccacctccacctcctccaatGCATGGAGCGGGAGATGCAAAACCTATACCCACCTGTATCAG TTCTGCTACAGGTTTGATAGAAAATCGCCCTCAGTCACCAGCTGCAGGCAGGACACCTGTATTTGTgagccccacccccccacctcctcctccacctcttccatcCGCCTTGTCAACTTCTTCATTAAGAGCTTCGATTACTTCAACTCCTCCCCCACCAATACCTCCCCCACCGCCACCTCCAACCACTGCTTTGCAAGCTCCAGCAGTGCCACCACCTCCAGCTCCTCTGCAGATTGCCCCTGGAGTTCTTCACCCAGCTCCTCCTCCAATTGCACCTCCTCTAGTACAGCCCTCTCCACCGGTAGCTAGAGCTGCCCCAGTATGTGAGACTGTACCAGTTCATCCACTCCCGCAAGGTGAAGTCCAGGGGCTGCCTCCACCCCCGCCACCGCCTCCCTTGCCTCCACCTGGCATTCGACCATCATCACCTGTCACAGTTGCAGCTGTTACTCATCCTCCCTCTGGGCTACATCCAGCTCCATCTACTGCCCCAGGTCCCCATGTTCCATTAATGCCTCCGTCTCCTCCATCACAAGTTGTACCTGCTTCTGAGCCAAAGCGTCATCCATCAACCCTGCCTGTAATCAGCGACGCCAGGAGTGTACTTCTGGAAGCAATACGAAAAG GTATTCAGCTACGAAAAGTGGAAGAGCAGCGTGAACAGGAAGCTAAACATGAACGCATTGAAAATGATGTTGCCACCATCCTGTCCCGCCGGATTGCTGTGGAGTATAGTGATTCAGAAGATGACTCAGAATTTGATGAAGTAGATTGGTTGGAGTAA